The following proteins are encoded in a genomic region of Nocardioides conyzicola:
- a CDS encoding MFS transporter produces the protein MSKQRDVDPVEMSAGDTRLAILLAMAMFVLVVDTSLMNVSISAVVRDLDTTVSGVQSAIALEALVSAAFILIGSKVGDLIGRRRAYVLGLLGYATGAVAMTLARDLTAIIVFWAVIGGLGASLLLPAMQSLVHGNFTGAAQRRAYALVGAAAAIAAAVGPLLGGFITTYLSWRVAFGMEVVIIAVVLSGIRLVHDAPYTGPRTVDPVGALLSVLAMGGLVLSILVWQEGGEFVLLLMAVGAVALGSLVMWLRSRKRAGRPALVDPDLFAIPTFRLGISQQMLQQIALGGAMIALPIYLQMVLEYDAMQAGLSLAPLSLSMFAVAVVAGRAAGDRRASGIVRVGFLLLAVGMAALLPIVPRADSGWALVVPLVVAGCGLGLLVSQLNNYTLGPISEERVSEAAGINSAAGSFGLSFGLAFAGAIMLAALSVTFTAKAEGSSVLPPDDQQRIADTLQDDAELMSNTHLETLLADQPPDVQDEVLRINTEARPLALQVALTVPILAALAGLVSSFRAVRLPEPESKAAPGGAAFG, from the coding sequence GTGAGCAAGCAGCGGGACGTCGACCCGGTCGAGATGTCCGCCGGCGACACGCGGCTGGCGATCCTGCTCGCGATGGCGATGTTCGTGCTGGTCGTGGACACCTCGCTGATGAACGTGTCGATCAGCGCCGTGGTCCGCGACCTGGACACGACCGTCAGCGGAGTGCAGTCGGCGATCGCCCTCGAGGCCCTGGTCTCGGCGGCGTTCATCCTGATCGGGAGCAAGGTCGGCGACCTGATCGGCCGCAGGCGCGCGTACGTCCTGGGACTCCTCGGCTACGCGACCGGGGCGGTCGCCATGACGCTGGCGCGGGACCTCACCGCGATCATCGTCTTCTGGGCCGTCATCGGCGGGCTCGGCGCCTCCCTGCTGCTGCCGGCGATGCAGTCGCTGGTGCACGGGAACTTCACAGGCGCGGCGCAGCGTCGTGCCTACGCCCTGGTGGGCGCCGCCGCCGCGATCGCCGCGGCCGTGGGGCCTCTGCTGGGAGGGTTCATCACGACGTACCTCTCCTGGCGGGTCGCGTTCGGAATGGAGGTGGTGATCATCGCCGTCGTCCTGTCCGGGATCCGCCTGGTCCACGACGCGCCGTACACCGGTCCGCGGACCGTCGACCCGGTCGGCGCCCTGCTCTCCGTCCTGGCGATGGGCGGGCTCGTGCTCAGCATCCTCGTGTGGCAGGAGGGCGGCGAGTTCGTCCTCCTGCTGATGGCGGTCGGCGCGGTCGCCCTGGGGTCTCTGGTCATGTGGCTCCGGAGCCGCAAGCGGGCCGGCCGCCCCGCACTCGTGGACCCAGATCTGTTCGCGATCCCGACGTTCCGACTGGGCATCTCGCAGCAGATGCTGCAGCAGATCGCCCTCGGCGGCGCGATGATCGCACTCCCCATCTACCTCCAGATGGTGCTGGAGTACGACGCGATGCAGGCCGGCCTCTCGCTGGCCCCTCTGTCGCTCAGCATGTTCGCGGTCGCTGTGGTCGCGGGGCGTGCCGCCGGCGATCGCCGCGCGAGCGGGATCGTCCGGGTCGGATTCCTCCTGCTGGCGGTGGGGATGGCAGCCCTGCTGCCGATCGTGCCGCGCGCCGACTCCGGGTGGGCGCTCGTCGTACCCCTCGTCGTGGCCGGCTGCGGTCTCGGCCTGCTCGTGTCGCAGCTGAACAACTACACACTGGGACCGATCTCGGAGGAGCGCGTCAGCGAGGCCGCTGGCATCAACTCCGCCGCAGGGTCGTTCGGGCTCTCCTTCGGCCTGGCCTTCGCCGGCGCGATCATGCTGGCCGCTCTCTCCGTGACGTTCACCGCCAAGGCCGAGGGCAGCTCGGTCCTTCCGCCCGACGACCAGCAACGGATCGCCGACACGCTCCAGGACGACGCGGAGCTGATGAGCAACACCCACCTGGAGACCCTGCTCGCCGACCAACCCCCGGACGTCCAGGACGAGGTCCTCCGGATCAACACCGAGGCGCGCCCGCTGGCCCTCCAGGTGGCGCTGACGGTGCCGATCCTGGCGGCTCTCGCCGGTCTGGTCAGCTCGTTCCGCGCGGTCCGGCTGCCCGAGCCCGAGTCGAAGGCCGCCCCGGGTGGGGCGGCCTTCGGTTGA
- a CDS encoding DUF6325 family protein, giving the protein MTDRDVGPIDYLAVEFPGARLEGDGLAALVDLTDRGIIRILDLVVAKVEEDGTFAVVTLADLDGDGSLDLAVFEGVQSGLLDPDDVAQSAALVKPGNAVGLLLYENTWAGPFVSAMRDVGAEVIASGRIPAADVAAALDALEAAES; this is encoded by the coding sequence ATGACGGACCGTGACGTAGGGCCGATCGACTACCTGGCCGTCGAGTTCCCCGGCGCGAGGCTCGAGGGTGACGGCCTCGCCGCTCTCGTGGACCTCACCGATCGGGGCATCATCCGGATCCTCGACCTGGTGGTGGCCAAGGTCGAGGAGGACGGGACCTTCGCCGTGGTGACGCTCGCCGACCTGGACGGTGACGGCTCGCTCGACCTCGCGGTGTTCGAAGGCGTGCAGTCGGGACTCCTTGATCCGGATGACGTCGCGCAGAGCGCGGCGCTGGTCAAGCCAGGCAACGCGGTCGGCCTGCTGCTCTACGAGAACACCTGGGCCGGGCCGTTCGTGAGCGCGATGCGCGACGTCGGCGCGGAGGTCATCGCCAGCGGCAGGATCCCTGCCGCCGACGTCGCCGCGGCGTTGGACGCGCTCGAAGCAGCGGAATCCTGA
- a CDS encoding SHOCT domain-containing protein, producing the protein MGLIGGMARTAVVAGTATAVSNRVSRRQAGRWQAQADAEAYQQQQYQQPAYAPPPPAPPAPSSSDDLIGQLQKLGALRDQGVLTDAEFQAQKARLLSA; encoded by the coding sequence ATGGGACTCATCGGAGGAATGGCACGGACGGCCGTCGTCGCGGGGACGGCGACGGCGGTCTCGAACCGCGTGTCGAGGCGCCAGGCGGGACGGTGGCAGGCGCAGGCGGACGCCGAGGCGTACCAGCAGCAGCAGTACCAGCAGCCGGCGTACGCACCACCGCCGCCCGCGCCGCCTGCGCCATCGAGCTCTGACGACCTGATAGGGCAGCTCCAGAAGCTGGGCGCGCTGCGCGACCAGGGAGTGCTCACCGACGCCGAGTTCCAGGCGCAGAAGGCCCGGCTGCTGTCAGCCTGA
- a CDS encoding DUF3349 domain-containing protein codes for MTSDPSGRWRGILDWLREGYPAGVPPKDYIPLLALLRRRLSEDEVRAIAGEIASADGADTADIAVHITKITDALPSPEDIARVEARLTEQHGWPEGA; via the coding sequence ATGACTTCCGACCCGTCAGGGCGCTGGCGAGGCATCCTCGACTGGCTCCGCGAGGGCTACCCCGCCGGCGTACCGCCCAAGGACTACATCCCCCTGCTGGCGCTGCTGCGGCGACGGCTGTCCGAGGACGAGGTGCGCGCGATCGCGGGCGAGATCGCGAGCGCCGACGGTGCCGACACCGCCGACATCGCCGTCCACATCACCAAGATCACCGACGCGCTGCCCAGCCCCGAGGACATCGCCCGGGTCGAGGCCCGGCTCACCGAGCAGCACGGCTGGCCGGAGGGCGCGTAG
- a CDS encoding SHOCT domain-containing protein — protein sequence MVTVWEYSPGDVFLSMLWFFLFFIWIWLLISVFADVFRSDDLSGWSKALWTIFVIVLPYLGVFVYLVARGKKMGQHAVRDASMQEQQRRDYIQSVAGTSTAAEIERLAELQRSGTISDAEFQQAKAKLLA from the coding sequence GTGGTCACCGTGTGGGAGTACAGCCCGGGAGACGTCTTCCTCTCCATGCTCTGGTTCTTCTTGTTCTTCATCTGGATCTGGCTGCTGATCTCGGTCTTCGCCGACGTCTTCCGCAGCGATGACCTCTCCGGCTGGAGCAAGGCCCTGTGGACGATCTTCGTCATCGTGCTCCCGTACCTCGGGGTGTTCGTCTACCTCGTCGCCCGAGGCAAGAAGATGGGGCAGCACGCCGTTCGGGATGCGTCGATGCAGGAGCAGCAGCGACGCGACTACATCCAGAGCGTCGCCGGCACCAGCACGGCCGCGGAGATCGAGCGCCTCGCCGAGCTGCAGCGCAGCGGCACCATCTCCGATGCCGAGTTCCAACAGGCGAAGGCCAAGCTGCTCGCATGA
- a CDS encoding LuxR C-terminal-related transcriptional regulator, giving the protein MTPRHFVRRPRLVQLLDDLVEYPVTALVAPAGAGKTMLAADWIRHTGRRAAWLALDDADREARQLTMALAVSADQLVPGSAEAAMSVLRRPRDPAEAVHTLVEELEDLGTQPTVLVVDNVHLVDGDTVAAGCLATFVEHRPAWLDLVLLSRRRLALPVDRLRADGALADVTFDALRFSDAEAAAMLTGLCPDVASEELPDVTEWAGGWAAALQLAALAVRSQRASPVKESGEQSDAPAAGSGRLVDEYLWHEVLTAERPEMIHLLLSVSVVDRVNYPLAEMLTSRPDAGDLLAEAEGRGLFVTGLESGGWFEVHGLVRDMLRADLERRSPDRLRELHGLAARWFEAADDSLTAVDHWMAADRPREAVRLLAALAVDLLDSGREAAIRQTIGRLTPDLATAGPDELVDFAWCQLLVDRTSFVAASAAAESTAPSETGDGAARLMVLRATAALLSGDWRGCEELAREALSMMESPAWLDPIARYGWSLVAHGIALDERWLDGGEAVLAVANGVSNDAQRSIALEGTRALGLALAGHPLDAVRTAAAVRQVAEQGELSTLRVELDLAEALAMRELGDHDQARQLLECLSAHASYPLTFVQLVAQLELVELHLADGEVGLAETMFARATETSEREHSAGSAASSVARRGVLVGLARRDQDSAARWALRVDDPFWGALSGAQVLLAQHRLPEAAESVSEAVARCARHQVLRHLVLARALRDGERERAEKEVATAAEIAAEHGMVETVGSVGRDLLDLLELAAWRVPDGWMNRLRHVAVGGDLAVAAPGALVDELTARERDVLRLLPTRLTVREIADQLFVSHNTLKFHLRVIYQKLGVNSRAEAVATARRLGLLRTF; this is encoded by the coding sequence GTGACTCCACGCCACTTCGTGCGTCGACCGCGCCTCGTGCAGCTGCTCGACGACCTGGTGGAGTATCCCGTCACCGCGCTCGTCGCGCCGGCCGGAGCTGGCAAGACCATGCTCGCGGCCGACTGGATCCGACATACCGGTCGACGTGCGGCGTGGCTGGCGCTGGACGACGCCGACCGTGAGGCGCGACAGCTGACGATGGCGCTCGCCGTCTCCGCCGACCAGCTGGTGCCGGGGAGTGCCGAGGCCGCCATGTCGGTGCTCCGGCGTCCGCGCGATCCCGCGGAGGCGGTGCACACCCTCGTCGAGGAGCTGGAGGACCTCGGCACCCAGCCGACGGTCCTGGTCGTCGACAACGTTCATCTCGTCGACGGCGACACCGTGGCAGCCGGGTGCCTCGCCACCTTCGTCGAGCACCGGCCCGCCTGGCTCGACCTGGTGCTGCTGAGTCGGCGCCGTCTGGCGCTTCCCGTGGACCGCCTCCGCGCCGACGGCGCCCTCGCCGACGTCACCTTCGACGCGCTCCGGTTCTCCGACGCCGAGGCCGCGGCGATGCTCACGGGCCTGTGTCCCGACGTTGCTTCCGAGGAGCTGCCCGACGTCACCGAGTGGGCGGGTGGATGGGCCGCGGCGCTCCAGCTCGCCGCCCTGGCCGTCCGCTCGCAACGCGCATCCCCGGTGAAGGAGTCGGGCGAGCAGTCTGACGCACCAGCAGCCGGCTCGGGACGCCTGGTCGACGAGTACCTGTGGCACGAGGTGCTCACTGCCGAGCGCCCCGAGATGATCCACCTGCTCCTGTCGGTCTCGGTCGTGGACCGGGTGAACTACCCGCTCGCGGAGATGCTGACGTCGCGCCCCGACGCCGGCGACCTCCTCGCCGAGGCGGAGGGGCGCGGTCTCTTCGTCACCGGGCTCGAGTCCGGTGGGTGGTTCGAGGTCCACGGCCTGGTCCGGGACATGCTGCGCGCCGACCTCGAACGCAGGTCGCCTGATCGGCTGCGGGAGCTGCACGGCCTGGCCGCCCGCTGGTTCGAGGCGGCCGACGACAGCCTGACAGCGGTCGATCACTGGATGGCCGCAGACCGGCCGCGCGAGGCGGTGCGGCTGCTGGCCGCCCTGGCCGTGGACCTGCTCGACAGCGGCCGGGAGGCCGCCATCCGGCAGACGATCGGCAGGCTCACGCCCGACCTCGCGACCGCAGGCCCCGACGAGCTGGTCGACTTCGCCTGGTGCCAGCTGCTGGTCGACCGGACCTCGTTCGTGGCCGCGTCCGCCGCCGCTGAGAGCACGGCGCCCTCGGAGACCGGTGATGGTGCGGCCCGGTTGATGGTGCTGCGCGCCACCGCCGCACTGCTGTCAGGGGACTGGCGCGGCTGCGAGGAGCTCGCCCGAGAGGCCTTGTCCATGATGGAGAGCCCGGCCTGGCTCGACCCCATCGCGCGCTACGGCTGGAGCCTGGTCGCCCACGGGATCGCACTCGACGAGCGATGGCTCGACGGCGGCGAAGCGGTCCTGGCGGTCGCCAACGGTGTCAGCAACGACGCCCAGCGCTCGATCGCGCTCGAGGGCACCCGGGCCTTGGGCCTCGCCCTCGCGGGGCATCCGCTCGACGCGGTGCGGACGGCGGCCGCCGTGCGGCAGGTCGCCGAGCAGGGCGAGCTCAGCACGCTGCGCGTCGAGCTCGACCTGGCCGAGGCCCTCGCGATGCGAGAGCTCGGCGACCACGACCAGGCCCGGCAGCTGCTCGAGTGCCTGTCCGCGCACGCGTCGTACCCCCTCACCTTCGTGCAGCTCGTGGCCCAGCTCGAGCTCGTCGAGCTGCACCTGGCGGACGGGGAGGTCGGCCTCGCGGAGACCATGTTCGCCCGGGCGACCGAGACCAGCGAACGCGAGCACAGCGCGGGCAGCGCCGCGAGCTCCGTCGCGCGCCGCGGCGTGCTCGTCGGCCTCGCCCGTCGTGACCAGGACTCGGCCGCACGCTGGGCGCTGCGGGTCGACGATCCGTTCTGGGGTGCGCTGAGCGGTGCGCAGGTCCTGCTCGCCCAGCACCGTCTGCCGGAGGCAGCCGAGTCCGTCTCGGAAGCCGTCGCGCGCTGCGCGCGGCACCAGGTGCTCCGCCACCTCGTCCTCGCCCGGGCCCTCCGGGACGGAGAGCGGGAGCGCGCCGAGAAGGAGGTCGCGACCGCGGCCGAGATCGCTGCGGAGCACGGGATGGTCGAGACCGTCGGCTCGGTCGGCCGGGACCTCCTCGACCTGCTCGAGCTGGCCGCGTGGCGGGTGCCTGACGGATGGATGAACCGGCTGCGCCACGTCGCGGTCGGAGGCGACCTCGCGGTCGCCGCGCCCGGAGCGCTGGTCGACGAGCTCACGGCTCGCGAACGCGACGTCCTGCGGCTGCTCCCGACGCGGCTGACCGTGCGGGAGATCGCCGACCAGCTCTTCGTGTCCCACAACACGCTGAAGTTCCACCTGCGCGTGATCTACCAGAAGCTCGGCGTCAACTCGCGCGCTGAGGCCGTGGCGACGGCCCGCCGTCTCGGGCTGCTGCGCACGTTCTAG
- a CDS encoding DUF6325 family protein codes for MARGASGGERGRPERFVPDLDLVEYVVINLPDLGSSLTVAQALRSLVETSRIRILDLVGVVTDAEGRYTVAEPELVAALADLRSVDGEVGGLLSDDDIALACRALRAGSSALILVAEDLWAQELADAARSGGGQIVGGERIPRHRLEQARHARQSGPAGPGGEPT; via the coding sequence ATGGCACGGGGAGCCAGCGGCGGCGAACGTGGCCGCCCCGAACGCTTCGTCCCCGACCTGGACCTCGTCGAGTACGTCGTCATCAACCTGCCCGACCTGGGATCGTCACTGACGGTCGCCCAGGCCCTGCGGAGCCTGGTGGAGACGTCGAGGATCAGGATCCTGGACCTGGTCGGCGTGGTCACGGACGCCGAGGGGCGGTACACGGTCGCGGAGCCGGAGCTGGTCGCGGCACTGGCCGACCTGCGGAGCGTGGACGGCGAGGTCGGCGGCCTGCTCAGCGACGACGACATCGCGCTGGCGTGCCGGGCGCTGCGGGCGGGCTCCTCGGCGCTCATCCTGGTCGCAGAGGACCTCTGGGCCCAGGAGCTCGCGGACGCGGCCCGATCCGGCGGCGGACAGATCGTCGGCGGCGAGCGGATCCCGCGACACCGCCTCGAGCAGGCTCGCCACGCCCGACAGAGCGGCCCTGCAGGACCTGGGGGTGAGCCGACGTGA
- a CDS encoding HAD-IC family P-type ATPase, translated as MTTQDARRSVVQRPQDPVGRPAVDVAGDLGVDPAAGLSSAEAGSRLASHGPNRLAGGKKEPAWRAFVRQYEDFMQVILLAAALVNQLVTQETGTTVVLAGLTVFNAVIGLRQEAKAEESVKALSQMMKTIARVRRDGQAVEIDAEELVPGDVVLVEAGNRVPADGRVCVAATLEIEEAALTGESLPVGKHTDPVPGEDVPLGDRLCMAYMNTSVTRGRGEIIVTATGMDTEIGHIADMLANTGTSKTPLQQQLDSLSKIIASIAAVALVIVVLLGLARGESFDTLFITGVALAVAAIPTGLPAVVTALLSMGTREIARRNAIVKRLPAVETLGSTSAICSDKTGTLTLNKMTAREIVIPGQNRYTVSGEGYSTAGEISHVGGQRHDLDPYLLPMVLCADAVLDGEALIGDPTEGALIVLGAKGGLDINETRSALPRVAEVPFDSDYKFMATFHEMTADDGRSVVRCYVKGAPDVLIARATTLRKPDGTLVPLTDDNRHLALEANDQIANAGERVMVVAQRDLDPGAVRTDGELIGQVRDLTLLAMVGIVDPPRPEAKAAIAECHDAGIRVRMITGDHATTAAAIAGELGIEGRAITGAEFAAMSDDQLVGELDDIGVIARVAPEDKVRLVRLLKEKGNVVAMTGDGVNDAPALKTADIGVAMGITGTEVSKEAAVMILTDDNFATIVGAVSYGRSLYDNLLKYLRFQMSTLVAYIAIFIGAGVIGIADGAPLNPLQILWLNMVVDIPLAIALGFDQPARGLMARPPRPVGAPVLSRSNWVRLCVQGAVMTIGSLVAYQIGDDQGGAVVAGTMLLTTLSLFHLFGALLSRDQTRTIFDRDTFPGAMQLRRYAVSLLAIVAITALDFLERIFGTTGLSFNQWCICIGIAASIVVVEELVKLFVRPHADTPAIA; from the coding sequence ATGACGACACAGGACGCCCGTCGTTCCGTCGTCCAGCGCCCCCAGGACCCGGTCGGCCGACCGGCCGTCGACGTCGCCGGCGACCTCGGCGTCGACCCGGCCGCCGGACTGTCCTCCGCCGAAGCCGGGTCCCGCCTCGCCTCCCACGGTCCCAACCGGCTCGCCGGCGGGAAGAAGGAGCCCGCCTGGCGGGCCTTCGTCCGTCAGTACGAGGACTTCATGCAGGTGATCCTGCTGGCCGCGGCCCTGGTCAACCAGCTCGTGACGCAGGAGACGGGTACGACGGTCGTGCTGGCCGGCCTGACCGTGTTCAACGCGGTCATCGGGCTGCGGCAGGAGGCGAAGGCAGAGGAGAGCGTCAAGGCGCTCTCGCAGATGATGAAGACGATCGCGCGGGTCCGCCGCGACGGCCAGGCCGTCGAGATCGACGCCGAGGAGCTCGTCCCCGGCGACGTCGTCCTGGTCGAGGCGGGCAACCGGGTCCCGGCCGACGGCCGGGTGTGCGTGGCGGCGACGCTCGAGATCGAGGAGGCAGCGCTCACGGGAGAGAGCCTCCCCGTCGGCAAGCACACCGACCCGGTGCCCGGGGAGGACGTACCCCTCGGCGATCGGCTCTGCATGGCCTACATGAACACCTCGGTCACCCGGGGCCGCGGCGAGATCATCGTGACCGCCACCGGCATGGACACGGAGATCGGCCACATCGCCGACATGCTCGCCAACACCGGGACCAGCAAGACGCCACTGCAGCAGCAGCTCGACTCCCTCTCGAAGATCATCGCGTCGATCGCCGCGGTGGCCCTCGTCATCGTGGTCCTGCTCGGCCTCGCCCGCGGCGAGTCCTTCGACACCCTCTTCATCACCGGTGTCGCGCTCGCGGTCGCCGCGATCCCGACCGGTCTGCCGGCCGTCGTGACGGCGCTGCTCTCGATGGGCACCCGCGAGATCGCGCGACGCAACGCGATCGTCAAGCGGCTGCCGGCCGTCGAGACCCTCGGGTCGACCTCCGCCATCTGCTCCGACAAGACCGGCACCCTGACGCTCAACAAGATGACCGCGCGGGAGATCGTGATCCCCGGTCAGAACCGCTACACGGTCTCCGGCGAGGGCTACAGCACGGCTGGTGAGATCAGCCACGTCGGCGGCCAGCGCCACGACCTCGATCCCTACCTGCTGCCGATGGTGCTGTGCGCCGACGCCGTGCTCGACGGGGAGGCCCTGATCGGCGACCCGACCGAGGGCGCCCTGATCGTGCTCGGTGCGAAGGGCGGGCTCGACATCAACGAGACCAGGTCGGCACTCCCCCGGGTCGCCGAGGTCCCGTTCGACTCCGACTACAAGTTCATGGCCACCTTCCACGAGATGACCGCCGACGACGGGCGCTCGGTCGTGCGGTGCTACGTCAAGGGCGCTCCCGACGTCCTGATCGCCCGGGCGACGACGCTGCGCAAACCGGACGGCACGCTGGTCCCGCTCACCGACGACAACCGGCACCTCGCCCTGGAGGCCAACGACCAGATCGCGAACGCGGGCGAACGCGTCATGGTCGTCGCCCAGCGCGACCTGGACCCGGGTGCCGTCCGGACCGACGGCGAGCTGATCGGCCAGGTCCGGGACCTCACCCTGCTCGCCATGGTCGGCATCGTCGACCCGCCGCGGCCGGAGGCCAAGGCCGCGATCGCCGAGTGCCACGACGCCGGGATCCGGGTCCGGATGATCACCGGCGACCACGCCACCACCGCCGCCGCGATCGCCGGCGAGCTCGGCATCGAGGGACGCGCCATCACCGGCGCCGAGTTCGCCGCGATGAGCGACGACCAGCTGGTCGGCGAGCTCGACGACATCGGCGTCATCGCGCGCGTGGCGCCCGAGGACAAGGTCCGCCTCGTCCGGCTGCTCAAGGAGAAGGGCAACGTCGTCGCGATGACCGGCGACGGCGTGAACGACGCGCCGGCCTTGAAGACCGCCGACATCGGCGTGGCGATGGGCATCACGGGGACCGAGGTCTCGAAGGAGGCCGCGGTCATGATCCTGACCGACGACAACTTCGCGACCATCGTCGGCGCCGTCTCCTACGGCCGCAGCCTGTACGACAACCTGCTCAAGTACCTGCGGTTCCAGATGTCGACGCTGGTCGCGTACATCGCGATCTTCATCGGGGCCGGCGTCATCGGCATCGCCGACGGCGCGCCGCTGAACCCGCTGCAGATCCTGTGGCTCAACATGGTCGTCGACATCCCGCTCGCGATCGCCCTCGGCTTCGACCAACCGGCCCGCGGACTCATGGCGCGTCCTCCGCGGCCGGTCGGGGCGCCGGTCCTGTCGCGCAGCAACTGGGTCCGGCTCTGCGTCCAGGGCGCGGTCATGACCATCGGCTCCCTGGTCGCCTACCAGATCGGCGACGACCAGGGCGGCGCCGTCGTCGCCGGGACGATGCTGCTGACCACGCTGTCGCTGTTCCACCTCTTCGGGGCACTGCTCAGCCGCGACCAGACCCGCACCATCTTCGACCGCGACACGTTCCCGGGAGCCATGCAGCTCCGCCGCTACGCCGTCTCGCTGCTCGCGATCGTGGCGATCACCGCGCTGGACTTCCTCGAGCGGATCTTCGGCACCACGGGACTCAGCTTCAACCAGTGGTGCATCTGCATCGGCATCGCCGCCTCGATCGTCGTGGTCGAGGAGCTCGTCAAGCTCTTCGTCCGGCCCCACGCCGACACCCCCGCCATCGCCTAA
- a CDS encoding DUF7144 family membrane protein, whose product MGAQVGSDVDGSAPGVFAAATATFAAFLLMIASLFDILQGLSAVADDELFTPGKQYLYEIDLTVWGWVHLGIGAAGVVVAVGILRRTTWAQVAGLGAATIGILTNFVFLPVYPVWSAFIIGFDVLVVWALCVQLQLPSYPDRRPRPVAALRTHQER is encoded by the coding sequence ATGGGCGCTCAGGTCGGCTCCGACGTCGACGGCTCGGCACCTGGCGTGTTCGCGGCGGCCACGGCGACGTTCGCCGCGTTCCTGCTGATGATCGCGTCGCTGTTCGACATCCTCCAGGGACTGTCGGCCGTCGCCGACGACGAGTTGTTCACGCCCGGCAAGCAATACCTGTACGAGATCGACCTGACGGTGTGGGGCTGGGTCCACCTCGGGATCGGCGCCGCCGGCGTCGTCGTCGCTGTTGGGATCTTGCGGCGCACGACGTGGGCCCAGGTCGCGGGTCTTGGCGCCGCGACCATCGGGATCCTGACCAACTTCGTGTTCCTGCCGGTGTATCCCGTGTGGAGCGCGTTCATCATCGGCTTCGACGTCCTCGTCGTCTGGGCCCTGTGCGTGCAGCTCCAGCTGCCGTCCTACCCGGACCGCCGGCCCCGACCGGTCGCCGCACTGCGGACGCATCAGGAGCGGTAG
- the argF gene encoding ornithine carbamoyltransferase — MSFNLRHRSFLKELDFTPGELKFLLKLSADLKAAKYTGYEQPRLAGKDIAMIFEKTSTRTRTAFEVAAKDQGAHVTYLEPSGSQIGHKESMKDTARVLGRTFDGIEYRGSAQENVEVLAQYAGVPVWNGLTDEFHPTQILADVLTMTEHCDKHLGDIAFCYLGDARNNMGNSLMVGGCKYGMDVRLCAPRDLWPSDELIDTCREIAEDTGARLTLTEDVDEGVVGADFLYTDVWVSMGEEKGVWAERIKLLTPYQVNADVIERTKNPRVKFMHCLPAFHNRETKVGEDIFQEFGLDGLEVTDDVFESPHSIVFDQAENRLHTIKAIMVATLGD, encoded by the coding sequence ATGTCGTTCAACCTCCGTCACCGCAGCTTCCTCAAGGAGCTTGACTTCACCCCGGGCGAGCTGAAGTTCCTCCTCAAGCTGTCCGCCGACCTCAAGGCCGCGAAGTACACCGGCTACGAGCAGCCCCGCCTGGCCGGCAAGGACATCGCGATGATCTTCGAGAAGACGTCGACCCGCACCCGCACTGCCTTCGAGGTCGCCGCCAAGGACCAGGGCGCCCACGTCACGTACCTGGAGCCCAGCGGCTCCCAGATCGGTCACAAGGAGTCCATGAAGGACACGGCGCGCGTGCTCGGCCGCACGTTCGACGGCATCGAGTACCGCGGCTCCGCCCAGGAGAACGTCGAGGTCCTCGCGCAGTACGCCGGGGTGCCGGTGTGGAACGGGCTGACCGACGAGTTCCACCCGACCCAGATCCTCGCCGACGTGCTGACGATGACCGAGCACTGCGACAAGCACCTCGGCGACATCGCGTTCTGCTACCTCGGCGACGCCCGCAACAACATGGGCAACTCGCTGATGGTCGGCGGCTGCAAGTACGGCATGGACGTTCGGCTCTGTGCGCCACGCGATCTCTGGCCGAGCGACGAGCTGATCGACACCTGCCGCGAAATCGCCGAGGACACCGGGGCCAGGCTCACGCTCACCGAGGACGTCGACGAGGGCGTCGTCGGCGCGGACTTCCTCTACACCGACGTCTGGGTGTCGATGGGTGAGGAGAAGGGGGTGTGGGCCGAGCGGATCAAGCTGCTGACGCCGTACCAGGTCAACGCGGACGTCATCGAACGCACCAAGAACCCGCGGGTCAAGTTCATGCACTGCCTGCCGGCGTTCCACAACCGCGAGACCAAGGTCGGCGAGGACATCTTCCAGGAGTTCGGGCTCGACGGGCTCGAGGTCACCGACGACGTGTTCGAGTCTCCTCACTCGATCGTGTTCGACCAGGCGGAGAACCGCCTGCACACGATCAAGGCGATCATGGTCGCCACCCTCGGGGACTGA